The DNA segment ATTGGTTTATAAACCAATTGTATCTTATTCAACAAATCATGGATAAGCAAATCCAGGCTAAGCACATCACATGAATCAGGTGATAATATTGTTTCATAGGTTGATTCTTCTTGTGCTAGTACTTTTCTAGTACTCtagaaaaatacaaaacaaaggggGCAGGACTTCCAAACTGGATGCAAGTAgtcctcgcttaacaaccacaattgggactgaaatCTCAGTCATTGAgtgaagcagttgttaagcaagtcatcaaATGACATGAAGACTTGGTTTTGTCTGGGGACCAAATGTGGAAGTTCCACACTGGAAGAGACTGCTAGATTGATGGCAGATTCCATATTCCCCCATCTCCCTTGCTCTCTGTTTTCCACCCATCCACCTTTTTAGTtatcatattaatattttattcttgttGTGTTCCTTTGCCTTGTTTATttcattgttctattattttacttctattCTGTCTacactccttttcctttccctttctccctttttattattgtaagccgccttgagtaaCACCATGGTGAGACAGGcagcaaataatttaacaaataaataaaatgactgcTTCATTCAATGATTTTGGCACTTCCAGTTGTAATTAAGCAATATTATGGTTGTTCAGTGGTCAAAGTCCTAGTTAAGGAGCATGAGGTTGGGGCTGGGGGAGACCCTGGGAGATCCATTGTAGGTTCTGcacaagggccggtttagctctgcctggtaaggcctgttattaagaacacaaagcctgcaattactgcaggttcgagcccggcccaaggttgactcagccttccatcctttataaggtaggtaaaatgaggacccagattgttgggggggcaataagttgactttgtaaatatatacaaatagaatgagactattgccctatacattgtaagccgccctgagtcttcggagaagggcggggtataaatgtaaacaaaaaaaaaaaaaagtgtctctCTACTCAGGAGCTGAAGATCCTCCCTACTGAAATCTAAGCAGGATTTTCAGCCTCTGAGTATATTTATATGCAACCTGCACTAAGCCTCCTCAGCCCTTTCCCCTACCTTCCTGAAGCACCCATACCACTTGCCTTACCATGTCTCCTCTCCAATCAGCACctgaaaatcctgcttggattttggCTCCCCTCTTGTCTTTGCGGGCTGGGTGAAAGAGCTCCCTGCTAAAGGATTTCAGCTCCATGCAAGCAAGCATGAAGGATTTCAGCTCCATGCAAGCAGGCTCTTTCAGCTAGCCCCCAGAGGGGAGAGGGAGTTTTGGCAGGCAGCAGCTGCTTGAAACCTTTCCTGCTGTCTTTCCCATTGAAGATTGTAAATGGTGAACACATTATTGCATGGCACTTGGCAACTGTGAACTTAAATTATGTGaccgtgtatgtatgtgtgtgcgtgtgtatgtgtgtgtgagatgtTTTGCAATGAGGCCAATGTTAATTTGATCCCtggttaaacaaggactacttgtaaacatACATAGTGGCATTTTCTACCCTTTTTCTCGGATTTCATATTCAGAAACAATCATGTTTTTAATGGAGTTTGCTCtaaattaattgcatttgtatagaaATGGTTCTGGAATGCAGTACTTGAAAACTAAAGAGCTTGAAAACCAAACTTGAGATCTTACCGCAAAAGGTAGCTTCTTATTCTCCTTATAGAGGGAGTGAAATCGTAGATATACTGCAAGAGCTGCCATAGTATATAGAAAACTAAAAACCCCCAAGGTCACGAAGAATTCAGCTGGTGCAGAAAAGTCTCCCATGAGATGCAGCACTCTTTTAGCAGTTGATCCTTCGATACAATCTGGCATATCAAATGGGATTTTATACAACCTGGTCAAATTGAAAATGAAAGCAAGAGAaacagcttaaatgtagtttgagTAACTAGTACAGAAGAATTAGGCTACAGAATCTTTCTAACATCTAGAGATCTGCATTGGGGAAATATATATTTGCCTGATTCCCActtttgttaaaatatattttgcaggTTTTAAACATTTTTCTTAGAGACAAAAATGAAAAGTCCTGaacagcaatttttttaaaaacagttgtCTGAAAAACAATTTCTGAACAACACAGCTTGGCTCCAGATTTTATGAGATTGCCTCATGTTCTATCCAGTCCTGTTTAGTGTACATCTATCTAAGACTTTATGATAAATCAAGTTTTTTTGCCAATAACAACACTAATAAAATCCTTCAGCAAATTCTCTCAAACTCTATCAACAATTTTAATAAGTGAGAATTAAAAAGTAGTTAAACCTTCTTTGAAAAAGATTATCAGAATTAATGAGTTAAAGAGATGATGCTCTAAAATTTTCAATTTATATATGAAGAAACCCTTTTGGAGTAAGTAATGTTATGTAAacatatgtttaaaaatatttttaaaaagtcaaaaaaataaaagtatgaattaagaaaaaaatacagcTAAATCTAATTTCCCAGTGCATCTTTATAACTTTCTGTATTTGCAAGCTCTCCTTGCTTCCAACACATCCATGTATCATATCATGGATTGCCTTATTCTATTTCCGTATTATTTTTGGCATGATTCCTATTGAACATGCATCTTGGAAAAAATATAAAGGAGAAGAATTTATTTGAGATTTCCCTGTTTATCGTAATGATGGTTTAACAATTGACAATGCATATACAGAATTTCTTACAATGAAGATACATTTATGAGAAAAGACGTTTATATCCTTGGCAACCATGCCTAACATAATTCTGAATTCAAGAGACAAAGGGCCTCCAAGGATGGGGAGTGAGGAATCTATTCCACCTAAAATGTTTTTCAACCCATATACAATTCATTAAGATACTGTATTTTGTTTTGAACTGTCACTGCCAGTACCACAACAACCCTTCCAATTTGTTCTCCTTCTTgtcaaaggcattttaaaatacttCACAGACATGCCTCTATTTATAGCTATCAGATGTTGGCAGGGAGGGAAAGATGCACACAGATATAACCATGTTAGATCTTTCATGCACTGATTTCATTCCAACTTAGATCTTGTTTCTGTTTATCCAAAAGCCTTATGGTAGCATCTACATGTAATGTAATGTAGAAAGTTTTCGTAGTGCTGATTTGTGCTCCAGAAAAATATAACCTCTTATCTGATCTGGCATACCAAAAAGGAATTCAGGATATTATGCATACTCCAATGCTGCCTCTTGTTTTTGGCAGTGATACTGATCACCAAGGCCACCAAATCTTAGATCACTAAGATTTAGATAAAGAACTGCTGACATTTTTTTACTGGTTTATATGCCCCTCAATAAATGACAGCTGTATCAAGTCAGCTGCTGCTTTTAAGTTTGTCACACACAAAAAATCCTTTTCCTCTCAAAGCAAATCAGAGTTTTCAAAATGCTTTATTATATTTCTGGCTACACGGCAGTTTCCTACAGAGCTAGTAACATGCTATAGCAACGCTCATctgaaagtgaggggaaaggagaaagagaaacaacAATTCAGGACTGCTGTACcataattgctattttaatttaattcagatgatacAACTTTGCTACATTCTGATTTGCAGGTGTTAATTCACAGAGTACAGCCATGTGCATAAAGTGCATAAATTCAATTGACATCTGCTTAAACTCCTCAATGAAAATTGCTCGCGGGAAGTGGTGCTCTCAAAGTTTTAGACAATATTATTTCTATCCAGCTCTCCCCCTCATATCATTTGAAATACAATTTAATGTATTTGAAACCACAGTGGGGGTGTGGCGGAAAGGAATTAAACTACCCCTAAACAACATGCTGAAATACAAGTGCAAGGCAGCTGGGCTTCCCACCTGCCATTCTTGGTGATAATGCCGATCTGGAAGCAAGGTACCCAGCTGGAAATAGAATTCTCACCTCCTCTGGTTGTCTCTAACCAAGATATTTCAGACATGAGccctttttaaataaatgcaatGGTGTAAGCTGGTGGTAACGCTGCCTTGTCTTAATAGGTCTCTAGTGAGGATAAACTCCTATTGGAGAATCTGATGACTTGGGAGAAGGGAAGGTTCATTACTAGCTGTCAGAACTGAGCAGATATATCACCAAACAAAATAACAGATGACATACTTCTAGATATAATGGCCCAGAAAATAATACATTTCAGTTAACTTCTTTACCTACGAAGTTTTCTGGAAATCACAGCATCTCCTCTTCCTGCAGGTCAATGCATTTTGTAATTCATTCTTAGTGTTAAGTAACAAGAATTTTCTCATGTGGGAATATTCCAATATATGGAATGTAGGTTATTTAACCTATATAAGTCATTGAATCTTTTTTTCAACCATCAAAGATCCAATAGCCACTTGGCTGACCACTGTGTCTGAACAGTGGATCAGAAGTGGTTTCAATTGTGGCATGCATATACTAGTTTCTTGGATGAATTATATTTTCCTTCACAAACAGTCTCCAAatctctgaaaaaaagaaaagggattcAGAGCTCTATAAAATCTGCTATGTGCAATCAAGGCACAGTTGGCCTTGGTTCTGGAGTAGTAATACTCTGTGCTGCATGACAAATCActttgaaaactaaaaaaaattctcaaaagtGAGAAATCAgaggcatttaaaaaaacaaacccaaaaggggggaaaaattagcACATCCAAGCCAACATGCTTACGTGAGATTTCTGAATGTAACACCATGCCGAGCAATGTCCAGCCATTGttgtaataataatacaattcatTCACTGCTTAATTCAATTTATTTTGAATCAGTAGTTAAGAGATTTAAGGCAATTCCAGAGGAATGGTTTGAAAAATAGCCTACAATATTGAGCAATTCTAGTTAAAGAATTACTTGTCACTGAAAAATGTTTAAGGATATCTTCATAAAAAAAACTCTAAGGAATATAAATTAACCATTTCTCCTTTATCAGAGGCTATCACCAATAGTGTTTAGTTTCACATTGTATCTTCTATATCTGTATTCAGTCAGATTTCATTTACCTGAAAGGATATCCAAACTGCACAGTAATAGCAGTTGTCTCCTTGGGAAGCTTGGTGCATTTCACAGTAGCCCCTGTTTCTGCACTAAAAGAACCACAGGCTCCAAAGGCAAAAATGGCAAAGAGCTGAAGAAAAAGGGGAGAAGAGTTTAGGATTAAATATGTTAACAATCAATAGGGGGAGAAAAACTTGTCTAAACAAGACAACACATTTACCAATTCCACTACCAAAGTTTATAAAAAGTGTTTTAATAAAACCACATCAATCATCAATGCACATCAGCCATTGAAAAAGTAATTTGTAAGCAATACACATATctgatcaatttttttaaagctgcaTGTTTTCTTGGATAgattaaaaaaatcttgaaagaaagaaaagaaatagcttgtgggaagccaacactgcagaaaaaatatcCAGGTTTATACTCAACTTCTATAAGAGAAAAAGCATcgaataaaaaaaaagcaagatgtcTTGCTTTTTTGCAGGATAATAAGCAGTATTAGAATCCTTAGATATAACTAATAGCTTTAAAAAAGCATCTTTCAGAAAAGTAAGTGAAATAATTCCATCAGCTTCAATAGAAAGCTAATTGTTTTGACTAAAGTCTTCCCCTAATTATGGGACAAAGAACAATTATGCCAcatatatgaaaaatattttgtttcaatATAAATTGCCTGGAGCTACATAAATCAATCCCCACCCAAAAAGTGAAATCCATAGTATAAAAATGTGCTTGAAGCGGAGAGAGTTATTCATATTTAACACACCATTCCATTCAGAGATGCACATGACTTTTGTAATAAGCAAAgctcagcaggggtgtcaaactcatgtcgtcacgtgacatatcgtgacttttttctccttcactaaaccgggcatgggcgtggccagcacgtgacgcatctggcccgcaggtcgcaagtttgacacccctgctgtaggaaGATATATAATAGGTATATAAAAGCAGATGCTAGTGTTGGAAGAGACCAAAATTAAATTTCAGTCTGCTCTTGCTACAAATAGACTTCACTTACAATCCTATCAGTATTGCCTAGTTTATCTCCCTTTGCATAGGTTAGAGAATACAAGAAGTTTCTGTTAATAAAAATTGTCGGTTTTGATTTGGACCATatataaccatgatggcgaaactatggcacatgtgcctgaAGTGGCATGTGGAGTCATGTCACCTGGCACGCGCAATgttgcccgttcctcttctgggttttttGGCACGCAAGCGTGCGCAAGGATCAGCTGGCCTtcgtgcatgtggcagtgccggaaactggatgagctggtcttctgttttcctgcatgagcatgcgtgctggccagctgatcgttgcgtGCACATGCGCTCCAATAACccggaagactagctggccagcacgcgtgtatatgccagaaaccagaagttcattttcaggtgcGCACATGCACCCTGGGCAATTCCTCTTCGGGTTGTGGGCCAGACGAGCGCTCGTGCATGcacgctcccttttcggcactcggtgccaaaaaggttcgccatcactgatatataatGACACACTGGATATCAAGAAAAGCTAAATCAAGAGGATTTTTCAAGCACTGTAGTAGATCAGATAAAAGTGAatgaggaggaaaaggggatttgGCAGTTGAACAAAAAACTGTTTCATTTACCCATTAGACTGAACTCTGTCACACATAGGCACATATACCAATATGGGTCATGCAAGATCTCGTAAGACATCCTTGGTGGGTTCAACTTCGTAACAACAAAGCAACAACAAAAGAGCCTAAATCAGACACTGGTCCCTGGTTTGGAAGATCCCTTGGCTGAGACTAACAACCAGCCAAAACAGGACTAACCAAAATCCAACTATTCAGCTATTATAATGAATGGCTGCACTGTACTCCCTGTGGGCGTCCATAAGCTCAGCTAGGAAAACCAATGAAACCTAGCAGATGTGCTGCTTAAATACCATTATGACTGAAGAACTTCAGAATTAGTTGTGTCTATATAAGTGCAGGGAAATGTGAGTGATACAAGAAAGATGGTAAAAGAAAGGAGTAAAAGAAAGGCTTTGTCATGATGTTTAGCATCAACTAAAATTAACAGTTGCaacaaaattataatataatataaaaagctCAGAAAAAAAGCTACTGTATGTGCCAGactcttatttttttcctatcctaataaaccaggtagagatagtccttgacttacaaccacaatggagctcaaaatttctgtggctaagcaaaatagttgttaagtgactgttGGATCATttcacaatctttcttgccacagttgttaagtgaatcactgcagctgttaagttagtaacccagttaataagtgaatctggcttccccactgattttgcttggcaGGAGGTTGAATAAGGTAACCACATaatccccaggacactgcaactatcataaatatgaatcaattgccaagcgtctgaatgttgatcacatggggatgctgcaatgatcgtgaGTTGtgacttccaacggtcactaaatgaactgttgtaagtgcagGACTACCTGTGTCTTGATCTAATAAAGCTTATCCAGAAATGTTTACTGGCAGCCAATACTGACTTTGCTTTCATGAGCTCCAGTATTCCATGAAATCTGTAATTACTATCTGTAATTCCAGATTTCACATAAGAGCTAATGACAGCACTCAACGCTACTTCTGCACCAGGGGAAAAATCAAGCTCAGACTCTGAGCAGTACTGACTGATCCCAAAGCAACTGTTTAAGTGCTGACTTCAAAGAATTTAGAGCCAACTCTGTGTTTTCTATCTATATAGAAAAAAGAGAACTAGCATGATTCTCAAATATTTTGctagatgtgaaacatataattgAGAAAAAGCTTCTATGTAGAAAAGAAAATGCTGTATTTAGAAAATACTATCCGTACCCTTGCAAGCAGTGTGTACAACCACCTATCATGAAAAATACCTCTGTGTGctcaataaaacatgaaaaatctGGTTTTGGCTCTTCAGTAGTTAACACTTCCCAAGCTAAGACATTATCATTGAATAAAATGAACAGATCTGGTAGGACAAAGGAATCCTTTCAAGATACAGTCACTATGACTTTTATTAAGGAGCTTTGTCATTagaactttcttgcttttttaaacATATGCTAATTTTAGCCTATGTTCTAAAATGGAAGCTTCTTGAGATGATTGATATAATGTCTTATCACAATGCAAAAAAGTGTAAAGAGATCTGAAAATGCTTAGTGAATCTAAAGACCTTGCTGGCAGCAACACAGCATAATAAAAAATTGCAGACTGTGAAAGAACCCTATGCACACATTTGAAACAATGAAAGAAGACACAAACAGCTACTTATATTGCATATCTAAGAAGAATGTCTTGATGCATAAGGCCACTTGTGCCATTCATCATTAGATTTTAGAGCTACATTAGTCTCATGATCCAGGGCTTTAACCAGTCACTCAATGCACAAAATTGCCATATAGCAATGCAAATACTGCTGTCCTCAAGCCATGCACCATGCAAAGACAAGTCCTTGCCATTTACCAGGGGACCCACTTGCATTATCTTTAAAGTACTTGAGATGTGTTTTCACAGAAGTTTAAACTCATCCAAATCTGCTGCACACTTAGATAGAATGCTGTtagcttgttttttttctttatcactcAATTCCTCCCCGATGCTTTTCAGATTCAGATTCTGAACCTGTATTGAACACGCTTTGTGCAATTACACAAATTGAAATCATTAACTATATGGTTTTGACAAAATGTATTCTCCACGTTTAAGTAATACCACTATTGTCTAAAGATAGAACAAATGGTGGTACAGCATGTTACTCAATAACATCTATATTTGGatgtttataatataaaacaggattttgtaaaaaaaaggaagtgggtttttcttttttcttttctttttttaagaaacagaAAGTCGATTTGGGTCCTTTAAGGCTTATTCAGTTCCTCCCCCTAACTTTTGCATTAAAATGGGTAGAAATTTGTTCCTAGCGatcaaattgaaattgaaatgctCCTCTTCCGTGAAAAGAGACACACAAAAATACAGCCTTGGAGTGGAGTCTGCAGGCGCTGGGTCTGTGTTGTGGACTAAATAAATCCAGAGTTTCTAATCTCCTCTTGGGAAGGCTGAGAAGAGAGAGAATTTGTGAGCTCAGGGACAAGTTAAGGCGTGGTATGTGCAGAATCAGAGCCCCAAAAAGGTTAAACCCGCCTGAGTGAAATGTGAGCGCAGCTTGCCACTGTTCCCATACATACCCCAAGTCCATAAGACTCCTTTGCACATAGAAGGACTGCCCGAGAAGGCATTCCCCTTCAACTTAACCGGCTCCTGCACACAACCCAGGTCCAATTTCCCTGCTGGTGTGGCCCCTTCCCTTGATGAAACTTCACCAAGGCAACAGTTTTAGCACATTGTCATTCTTCCCTTCCAGGTTGGGGACCAGGTTGGGGGGGGGTGTGGGGAGaggtgggagtgggggggagaggagaaggcAAAAGTGGAAAAGTTGCACACCGAAAGAGCAAACTTACCCACTCCAACACCTTAATGAATCCCAGGGGCTCCTCCAGGCGGCCCCAACGCAGCCCCCCAAACAGCTGGGCCTGGCAAGGAAAgcaaaaaagaggaggggggggagaaacaagGGCAGGGATTCCAGGTCAGCCAGGAGGGAAAGcaaagattgttgggggggggggagaggaagaattAGGAAAAGGGCGTCAGAAAGTGAGGGACAgtcagagacagaaagaaagaaagaccaaagaggcgggggtgggggtgggggagaaacggCCAGCAAAAGGAGCCCTACCACCAGGTTGGGAGACTCCTTGTCCGCCGCCGTGCCGTGGGCTCTGGATTCCGACATGCTCCGAGGAGAGCTGGTCGCCGGGTCGGGATCGGCTTCCTTGCCTCTCTGGCGAGTGGGCGGGGGGAGTGATCCAGGCGAGGGGAGCCCCGGCTGGAGTTGGCGGCGTGAGCGGCTGCTCCCTCCTGCACGGACCCGCGGCGTAAAAAGCCCCGTCGGAACTCCTGTCAAActcggcaaaagaagaaggaggaggcgcGTCAACGCGGCGGCGAGGCGGACGGGCGGGCGGGCTCGCCTCCTGCGCGCGCTTCGGCTCCTAGGCTGAAGCCGCTGAGGGCGGTGCTCTCCTGCCGCCGGCTCCGCCTTCCTTCGAAGGGACGGACGGCCCAGGCGCCCGGCGTCTTTTCGCTCTCCGGAGGAAGGCAGGACGCGCCTCGCTAGCTCTGCTGCTGCGGCGGCTAAGGGTGTAAGTAAGGGGCTGCGAAGGGAACGTCGGTCTCAAGCATTGTAgtgcttgggggagggggggaacggACGCAGAACTTGGTCAATGCaggaatggggggaggggtgCAAAGGgcgtttttttctttcctttcatgcAAGTAAATGCATATTCAGTTTGAAGGGATGCGGGCTTCCAAGCGAGCAATTGGCACCTTTCGACGCTGCTTGAAAAAAACGAAAGCAATCTTTGCAAACACAGATTGGTTGATGGGAAGATGCCTTTCTTCTATTTAATATAAAATGGGATTGCTTGTGCTGTCTGCCAGGGGTTGAGGAACgcctgtttaattttattatatcctTGTGCCCCACCCCAGAAACGGGGTGAGATAGTTGTAAATGATTGAGCTTGGATGAATGTCATTGTCTTGCTTAGGTCTTTAGTAGCATCAAtgtacaattttaatttttgccacgcATAGGAAGACAATTGTTTCCCATTCTTAAATTCTTCCTGTCAAATTTAGGCATGTCATTTACATAAGGATCGTTGACAGATCCTGCTTCAAATAGCTTATTACTTAatgtctaaatatttttttttctatttcaattcCTTAATTAATTGGTGTGGGCTCTCCACAATGAATAGGCATATTGTCCTGTAAATTATATCCATTGGAAATTCAACTACTAGCTGAAGGGTTTACTGTAGTCTGCTAAGTTTTATTGACTCTCTTTCCTATTTTAGTATTTCATATTGCTCCTTCCTCTCAAATTTGGCATGGTGAACAgtatataaaaatgttttaaataaatttgaaCTGCCTTCTCACTTAATAATTCATAAAAGTTTTATTCTTACAGATTTCCATCACTTCATCACATAAAGTCACTGAGAGTACAATCCAATGCTAAATACTTGGAAAGCTTCTGTTGGGTCCAGACTCCAGTAGGCCTTATTCCCAAGTATTTTGCATTGGATTGCAGTTCATTTCTTTTGTAGAAAGAGAAGCATGAACAATACAGGAAGTCCTAatttagtgactgccttgtttagtgactgtttgcagttatgatggtgatgaaaaagtagctttatgaccaatcctcacatttataacTTTTGCAGTTctgtaaagcaaagcaaaggatTAGGGTTAAGTTAGGTAGGATCATaagaacattttcattttaatttagtgactgctttgcttaataaCCAAGTTGCCAGCCACAATTGTAGTTGCTAAACGAAAACTACTTGAATCCTGAAACTGTGGGACATGTTTTGGAGAGAAGATGCTTTGTTGGTTCTCATCAACAGAATTTCACTTTGAGAACAATAAAGGCATGTGAGAGGCTGGAGCCTGGTGCCCAATACCTTATCTCTGTTATGATATACAATATGTATAGCTAAAATGAATCAGGAGATGTGAACTAGAGGAAACCATTAGACCTTTACAGAACGTGATTTAGTCTGCAGTAGAGCTCTCTAAACTTTTACAATCACAAACTGAGCATCCCTTAAGAACATTACAGATTCATTCTGACTATGCAAAACAATTTATGAAGGCAAATATCTGCAAAGGAATTATGTATGAGGTTTATATAAGGATAGTGATGTCTTGGTATTTGATAAAACTTACTTTACATTCAGCTGAGGCAATGTTACTTTTTTAACCCCAAATCCTGTTGAAGTTAATAGCAGTATCACTTTTTTTGCTCCAGATCCAGAGCTGATGTAGATGGTGCTTTAGAAGAATACAGGAAATAGGATAAGCATGCTTCTTCCCTTTGTTATCCCCGCTCCCATCCTATCTACAGTTCCTTCATTTTGTAACCCTTTTACTGACAATGGAATGTTTTTCTGGCATATCAGAGATATTCTGTGGGCTCCATAATAATTTATGTTTTCCCTGATAGTGATGTTTCTACCCAATCTATATAATTTTTCAACTGGCTCTTGAGGATAAGACTGCACTTCAGACCTTTTGGCAATTAACTTCATAATGTCATGAAATCCAATACTTAACAAAGATTTAAAAACTGTTCCCCAAAACAAAGCAATTTCCTAAAGGTCAGCAGTGGCTCCAAATTATAATCTTCCGTCAAGGAGAAGGTTTCCATTAGGACTGTCTTTGTTAAAGTTAGTCCACAGGAAATTAATATTCAAAGGATAATCCTGTCTCAATAAGCAAGATAAATTTGGAGCTCATAAAATACTGGACCTTGTCCATTCAGACTTTAAACATTAAAACTAGACACATGAATTATGTCTGGAAGCTTATTTTTAGCTCATAATATTTACTCATGTTATATGCGAAGAGTGTCCTATGCCAGTTAAAAGTCACTTGCTATGTTTTAAACCAGATACATTTCCTAACACTTTAGATACAATGTCATATGCA comes from the Ahaetulla prasina isolate Xishuangbanna chromosome 3, ASM2864084v1, whole genome shotgun sequence genome and includes:
- the SYPL2 gene encoding synaptophysin-like protein 2 isoform X1 encodes the protein MSESRAHGTAADKESPNLVAQLFGGLRWGRLEEPLGFIKVLEWLFAIFAFGACGSFSAETGATVKCTKLPKETTAITVQFGYPFRLYKIPFDMPDCIEGSTAKRVLHLMGDFSAPAEFFVTLGVFSFLYTMAALAVYLRFHSLYKENKKLPFADFCVSVSFTFFWLVAFSAWGKGLSDVKGATRPSSLIAAMSVCQFKNAVCNAGATPSMGLANISVLFGFVNFILWAGNCWFVFKETPWHAQTTNKESSAEQGAVDKQ
- the SYPL2 gene encoding synaptophysin-like protein 2 isoform X2, which gives rise to MSESRAHGTAADKESPNLVLFAIFAFGACGSFSAETGATVKCTKLPKETTAITVQFGYPFRLYKIPFDMPDCIEGSTAKRVLHLMGDFSAPAEFFVTLGVFSFLYTMAALAVYLRFHSLYKENKKLPFADFCVSVSFTFFWLVAFSAWGKGLSDVKGATRPSSLIAAMSVCQFKNAVCNAGATPSMGLANISVLFGFVNFILWAGNCWFVFKETPWHAQTTNKESSAEQGAVDKQ